Proteins encoded together in one Ictidomys tridecemlineatus isolate mIctTri1 chromosome 3, mIctTri1.hap1, whole genome shotgun sequence window:
- the Arl4d gene encoding ADP-ribosylation factor-like protein 4D: MGNHLTEMAPTASFLPHFQALHVVVIGLDSAGKTSLLYRLKFKEFVQTVPTKGFNTEKIRVPLGGSRGITFQVWDVGGQEKLRPLWRSYTRRTDGLVFVVDAAETERLEEAKVELHRISRASDNQGVPVLVLANKQDQPGALSAAEVEKRLAVRELAAATLTHVQGCSAVDGLGLQPGLERLYEMILKRKKVARASKKRR, from the coding sequence ATGGGGAACCATTTGACTGAGATGGCGCCCACCGCCTCCTTCTTGCCCCACTTCCAGGCCCTGCATGTTGTAGTCATCGGGCTGGACTCAGCAGGAAAAACCTCCCTCCTTTACCGCCTCAAGTTCAAGGAGTTTGTTCAGACCGTCCCCACAAAAGGTTTCAACACTGAGAAGATCCGGGTGCCCTTGGGGGGCTCCCGCGGAATCACCTTCCAAGTATGGGATGTTGGGGGTCAGGAGAAGCTGCGACCACTTTGGCGCTCCTACACCCGCCGGACAGATGGGCTGGTGTTTGTAGTAGATGCTGCAGAGACTGAGCGACTAGAAGAGGCCAAGGTGGAGTTGCATCGAATCAGTCGGGCTTCAGACAACCAGGGGGTTCCCGTCCTGGTGCTGGCCAACAAGCAGGACCAGCCTGGGGCACTCAGCGcagcagaggtggagaagagGCTGGCAGTCCGTGAGCTGGCAGCTGCCACGCTCACCCACGTGCAGGGCTGCAGTGCTGTGGATGGGCTGGGCTTGCAGCCAGGCCTTGAACGCTTGTATGAGATGATCCTCAAGAGGAAGAAGGTGGCCCGGGCAAGCAAGAAGAGACGGTGA